From a region of the Pan paniscus chromosome 19, NHGRI_mPanPan1-v2.0_pri, whole genome shotgun sequence genome:
- the ZNF207 gene encoding BUB3-interacting and GLEBS motif-containing protein ZNF207 isoform X1: MGRKKKKQLKPWCWYCNRDFDDEKILIQHQKAKHFKCHICHKKLYTGPGLAIHCMQVHKETIDAVPNAIPGRTDIELEIYGMEGIPEKDMDERRRLLEQKTQESQKKKQQDDSDEYDDDDSAASTSFQPQPVQPQQGYIPPMAQPGLPPVPGAPGMPPGIPPLMPGVPPLMPGMPPVMPGMPPGLHHQRKYTQSFCGENIMMPMGGMMPPGPGIPPLMPGMPPGMPPPVPRPGIPPMTQAQAVSAPGILNRPPAPTATVPAPQPPVTKPLFPSAGQMGTPVTSSSTASSNSESLSASSKALFPSTAQAQAAVQGPVGTDFKPLNSTPATTTEPPKPTFPAYTQSTASTTSTTNSTAAKPAASITSKPATLTTTSATSKLIHPDEDISLEERRAQLPKYQRNLPRPGQAPIGNPPVGPIGGMMPPQPGIPQQQGMRPPMPPHGQYGGHHQGMPGYLPGAMPPYGQGPPMVPPYQGGPPRPPMGMRPPVMSQGGRY; the protein is encoded by the exons ATGGGTCGCAAGAAGAAGAAGCAGCTGAAGCCGTGGTGCTG GTATTGTAATAGAGATTTTGATGATGAGAAGATCCTTATTCAGCACCAAAAAGCAAAGCATTTTAAATGCCATATATGTCACAAGAAATTGTATACAGGACCTGGCTTAGCTATTCATTGCATGCAG GTACataaagaaacaatagatgccgTACCAAATGCAATACCTGGAAGAACAGACATAGAGTTGGAAATATATGGTATGGAAGGTATTCCAGAAAAAGACATGGATGAAAGACGACGACTTCTTGAACAGAAAACACAGG aaagtcAAAAAAAGAAGCAACAAGATGATTCTGATGAATATGATGATGACgactctgcagcctcaacttcattTCAGCCACAGCCTGTTCAACCTCAACAAGGTTATATTCCTCCAATGGCACAGCCAGGACTGCCACCAGTGCCAGGAGCACCAGGAATGCCTCCAG GCATACCTCCATTAATGCCAGGTGTTCCTCCTCTGATGCCAGGAATGCCACCAGTTATGCCAGGCATGCCACCTGG attgcatCATCAGAGAAAATACACCCAGTCATTTTGCGGTGAAAACAT AATGATGCCAATGGGTGGAATGATGCCACCTGGACCAGGAATACCACCTCTGATGCCTGGAATGCCACCAG GTATGCCCCCACCTGTTCCACGTCCTGGAATTCCTCCAATGACTCAAGCACAGGCTGTTTCAGCGCCAGGTATTCTTAATAGACCACCTGCACCAACAGCAACTGTACCTGCCCCACAGCCTCCAGTTACTAAGCCTCTTTTCCCCAGTGCTGGACAG ATGGGGACACCTGTCACAAGCTCAAGTACAGCTTCATCCAATTCAGAAAGTCTGTCTGCATCTTCTAAAGCTCTGTTTCCTAGCACAGCACAA GCTCAGGCAGCTGTCCAAGGACCTGTTGGTACAGATTTCAAACCCTTAAATAGTACCCCTGCAACAACTACAGAACCCCCAAAGCCTACATTCCCTGCTTATACACAGTCTACAGCTTCAACAACTAGTACAACAAATAGTACTGCAGCTAAACCAGCGGCTTCAATAACAAGTAAGCCTGCTACACTTACAACAACTAGTGCAACCAGTAAGTTGATCCATCCAGATGAGGATATATCCCTG GAAGAGAGAAGGGCACAGTTACCTAAGTATCAACGTAATCTTCCTCGGCCAGGACAGGCCCCCATCGGTAATCCACCAGTTGGACCAATTGGAGGTATGATGCCACCACAGCCAGGCATCCCACAGCAACAAGGAATGAGACCCCCAATGCCACCTCATG GTCAGTATGGTGGTCATCATCAAGGCATGCCAGGATACCTTCCTGGTGCTATGCCCCCGTATGGGCAGGGACCGCCAATGGTGCCCCCTTACCAGGGTGGGCCTCCTCGACCTCCGATGGGAATGAGACCTCCTGTAATGTCGCAAGGTGGCCGTTACTGA
- the ZNF207 gene encoding BUB3-interacting and GLEBS motif-containing protein ZNF207 isoform X7, whose product MQVHKETIDAVPNAIPGRTDIELEIYGMEGIPEKDMDERRRLLEQKTQESQKKKQQDDSDEYDDDDSAASTSFQPQPVQPQQGYIPPMAQPGLPPVPGAPGMPPGIPPLMPGVPPLMPGMPPVMPGMPPGLHHQRKYTQSFCGENIMMPMGGMMPPGPGIPPLMPGMPPGMPPPVPRPGIPPMTQAQAVSAPGILNRPPAPTATVPAPQPPVTKPLFPSAGQAQAAVQGPVGTDFKPLNSTPATTTEPPKPTFPAYTQSTASTTSTTNSTAAKPAASITSKPATLTTTSATSKLIHPDEDISLEERRAQLPKYQRNLPRPGQAPIGNPPVGPIGGMMPPQPGIPQQQGMRPPMPPHGQYGGHHQGMPGYLPGAMPPYGQGPPMVPPYQGGPPRPPMGMRPPVMSQGGRY is encoded by the exons ATGCAG GTACataaagaaacaatagatgccgTACCAAATGCAATACCTGGAAGAACAGACATAGAGTTGGAAATATATGGTATGGAAGGTATTCCAGAAAAAGACATGGATGAAAGACGACGACTTCTTGAACAGAAAACACAGG aaagtcAAAAAAAGAAGCAACAAGATGATTCTGATGAATATGATGATGACgactctgcagcctcaacttcattTCAGCCACAGCCTGTTCAACCTCAACAAGGTTATATTCCTCCAATGGCACAGCCAGGACTGCCACCAGTGCCAGGAGCACCAGGAATGCCTCCAG GCATACCTCCATTAATGCCAGGTGTTCCTCCTCTGATGCCAGGAATGCCACCAGTTATGCCAGGCATGCCACCTGG attgcatCATCAGAGAAAATACACCCAGTCATTTTGCGGTGAAAACAT AATGATGCCAATGGGTGGAATGATGCCACCTGGACCAGGAATACCACCTCTGATGCCTGGAATGCCACCAG GTATGCCCCCACCTGTTCCACGTCCTGGAATTCCTCCAATGACTCAAGCACAGGCTGTTTCAGCGCCAGGTATTCTTAATAGACCACCTGCACCAACAGCAACTGTACCTGCCCCACAGCCTCCAGTTACTAAGCCTCTTTTCCCCAGTGCTGGACAG GCTCAGGCAGCTGTCCAAGGACCTGTTGGTACAGATTTCAAACCCTTAAATAGTACCCCTGCAACAACTACAGAACCCCCAAAGCCTACATTCCCTGCTTATACACAGTCTACAGCTTCAACAACTAGTACAACAAATAGTACTGCAGCTAAACCAGCGGCTTCAATAACAAGTAAGCCTGCTACACTTACAACAACTAGTGCAACCAGTAAGTTGATCCATCCAGATGAGGATATATCCCTG GAAGAGAGAAGGGCACAGTTACCTAAGTATCAACGTAATCTTCCTCGGCCAGGACAGGCCCCCATCGGTAATCCACCAGTTGGACCAATTGGAGGTATGATGCCACCACAGCCAGGCATCCCACAGCAACAAGGAATGAGACCCCCAATGCCACCTCATG GTCAGTATGGTGGTCATCATCAAGGCATGCCAGGATACCTTCCTGGTGCTATGCCCCCGTATGGGCAGGGACCGCCAATGGTGCCCCCTTACCAGGGTGGGCCTCCTCGACCTCCGATGGGAATGAGACCTCCTGTAATGTCGCAAGGTGGCCGTTACTGA
- the ZNF207 gene encoding BUB3-interacting and GLEBS motif-containing protein ZNF207 isoform X5: protein MQVHKETIDAVPNAIPGRTDIELEIYGMEGIPEKDMDERRRLLEQKTQESQKKKQQDDSDEYDDDDSAASTSFQPQPVQPQQGYIPPMAQPGLPPVPGAPGMPPGIPPLMPGVPPLMPGMPPVMPGMPPGLHHQRKYTQSFCGENIMMPMGGMMPPGPGIPPLMPGMPPGMPPPVPRPGIPPMTQAQAVSAPGILNRPPAPTATVPAPQPPVTKPLFPSAGQMGTPVTSSSTASSNSESLSASSKALFPSTAQAQAAVQGPVGTDFKPLNSTPATTTEPPKPTFPAYTQSTASTTSTTNSTAAKPAASITSKPATLTTTSATSKLIHPDEDISLEERRAQLPKYQRNLPRPGQAPIGNPPVGPIGGMMPPQPGIPQQQGMRPPMPPHGQYGGHHQGMPGYLPGAMPPYGQGPPMVPPYQGGPPRPPMGMRPPVMSQGGRY from the exons ATGCAG GTACataaagaaacaatagatgccgTACCAAATGCAATACCTGGAAGAACAGACATAGAGTTGGAAATATATGGTATGGAAGGTATTCCAGAAAAAGACATGGATGAAAGACGACGACTTCTTGAACAGAAAACACAGG aaagtcAAAAAAAGAAGCAACAAGATGATTCTGATGAATATGATGATGACgactctgcagcctcaacttcattTCAGCCACAGCCTGTTCAACCTCAACAAGGTTATATTCCTCCAATGGCACAGCCAGGACTGCCACCAGTGCCAGGAGCACCAGGAATGCCTCCAG GCATACCTCCATTAATGCCAGGTGTTCCTCCTCTGATGCCAGGAATGCCACCAGTTATGCCAGGCATGCCACCTGG attgcatCATCAGAGAAAATACACCCAGTCATTTTGCGGTGAAAACAT AATGATGCCAATGGGTGGAATGATGCCACCTGGACCAGGAATACCACCTCTGATGCCTGGAATGCCACCAG GTATGCCCCCACCTGTTCCACGTCCTGGAATTCCTCCAATGACTCAAGCACAGGCTGTTTCAGCGCCAGGTATTCTTAATAGACCACCTGCACCAACAGCAACTGTACCTGCCCCACAGCCTCCAGTTACTAAGCCTCTTTTCCCCAGTGCTGGACAG ATGGGGACACCTGTCACAAGCTCAAGTACAGCTTCATCCAATTCAGAAAGTCTGTCTGCATCTTCTAAAGCTCTGTTTCCTAGCACAGCACAA GCTCAGGCAGCTGTCCAAGGACCTGTTGGTACAGATTTCAAACCCTTAAATAGTACCCCTGCAACAACTACAGAACCCCCAAAGCCTACATTCCCTGCTTATACACAGTCTACAGCTTCAACAACTAGTACAACAAATAGTACTGCAGCTAAACCAGCGGCTTCAATAACAAGTAAGCCTGCTACACTTACAACAACTAGTGCAACCAGTAAGTTGATCCATCCAGATGAGGATATATCCCTG GAAGAGAGAAGGGCACAGTTACCTAAGTATCAACGTAATCTTCCTCGGCCAGGACAGGCCCCCATCGGTAATCCACCAGTTGGACCAATTGGAGGTATGATGCCACCACAGCCAGGCATCCCACAGCAACAAGGAATGAGACCCCCAATGCCACCTCATG GTCAGTATGGTGGTCATCATCAAGGCATGCCAGGATACCTTCCTGGTGCTATGCCCCCGTATGGGCAGGGACCGCCAATGGTGCCCCCTTACCAGGGTGGGCCTCCTCGACCTCCGATGGGAATGAGACCTCCTGTAATGTCGCAAGGTGGCCGTTACTGA
- the ZNF207 gene encoding BUB3-interacting and GLEBS motif-containing protein ZNF207 isoform X2, translating into MGRKKKKQLKPWCWYCNRDFDDEKILIQHQKAKHFKCHICHKKLYTGPGLAIHCMQVHKETIDAVPNAIPGRTDIELEIYGMEGIPEKDMDERRRLLEQKTQESQKKKQQDDSDEYDDDDSAASTSFQPQPVQPQQGYIPPMAQPGLPPVPGAPGMPPGIPPLMPGVPPLMPGMPPVMPGMPPGMMPMGGMMPPGPGIPPLMPGMPPGMPPPVPRPGIPPMTQAQAVSAPGILNRPPAPTATVPAPQPPVTKPLFPSAGQMGTPVTSSSTASSNSESLSASSKALFPSTAQAQAAVQGPVGTDFKPLNSTPATTTEPPKPTFPAYTQSTASTTSTTNSTAAKPAASITSKPATLTTTSATSKLIHPDEDISLEERRAQLPKYQRNLPRPGQAPIGNPPVGPIGGMMPPQPGIPQQQGMRPPMPPHGQYGGHHQGMPGYLPGAMPPYGQGPPMVPPYQGGPPRPPMGMRPPVMSQGGRY; encoded by the exons ATGGGTCGCAAGAAGAAGAAGCAGCTGAAGCCGTGGTGCTG GTATTGTAATAGAGATTTTGATGATGAGAAGATCCTTATTCAGCACCAAAAAGCAAAGCATTTTAAATGCCATATATGTCACAAGAAATTGTATACAGGACCTGGCTTAGCTATTCATTGCATGCAG GTACataaagaaacaatagatgccgTACCAAATGCAATACCTGGAAGAACAGACATAGAGTTGGAAATATATGGTATGGAAGGTATTCCAGAAAAAGACATGGATGAAAGACGACGACTTCTTGAACAGAAAACACAGG aaagtcAAAAAAAGAAGCAACAAGATGATTCTGATGAATATGATGATGACgactctgcagcctcaacttcattTCAGCCACAGCCTGTTCAACCTCAACAAGGTTATATTCCTCCAATGGCACAGCCAGGACTGCCACCAGTGCCAGGAGCACCAGGAATGCCTCCAG GCATACCTCCATTAATGCCAGGTGTTCCTCCTCTGATGCCAGGAATGCCACCAGTTATGCCAGGCATGCCACCTGG AATGATGCCAATGGGTGGAATGATGCCACCTGGACCAGGAATACCACCTCTGATGCCTGGAATGCCACCAG GTATGCCCCCACCTGTTCCACGTCCTGGAATTCCTCCAATGACTCAAGCACAGGCTGTTTCAGCGCCAGGTATTCTTAATAGACCACCTGCACCAACAGCAACTGTACCTGCCCCACAGCCTCCAGTTACTAAGCCTCTTTTCCCCAGTGCTGGACAG ATGGGGACACCTGTCACAAGCTCAAGTACAGCTTCATCCAATTCAGAAAGTCTGTCTGCATCTTCTAAAGCTCTGTTTCCTAGCACAGCACAA GCTCAGGCAGCTGTCCAAGGACCTGTTGGTACAGATTTCAAACCCTTAAATAGTACCCCTGCAACAACTACAGAACCCCCAAAGCCTACATTCCCTGCTTATACACAGTCTACAGCTTCAACAACTAGTACAACAAATAGTACTGCAGCTAAACCAGCGGCTTCAATAACAAGTAAGCCTGCTACACTTACAACAACTAGTGCAACCAGTAAGTTGATCCATCCAGATGAGGATATATCCCTG GAAGAGAGAAGGGCACAGTTACCTAAGTATCAACGTAATCTTCCTCGGCCAGGACAGGCCCCCATCGGTAATCCACCAGTTGGACCAATTGGAGGTATGATGCCACCACAGCCAGGCATCCCACAGCAACAAGGAATGAGACCCCCAATGCCACCTCATG GTCAGTATGGTGGTCATCATCAAGGCATGCCAGGATACCTTCCTGGTGCTATGCCCCCGTATGGGCAGGGACCGCCAATGGTGCCCCCTTACCAGGGTGGGCCTCCTCGACCTCCGATGGGAATGAGACCTCCTGTAATGTCGCAAGGTGGCCGTTACTGA
- the ZNF207 gene encoding BUB3-interacting and GLEBS motif-containing protein ZNF207 isoform X6, protein MQVHKETIDAVPNAIPGRTDIELEIYGMEGIPEKDMDERRRLLEQKTQESQKKKQQDDSDEYDDDDSAASTSFQPQPVQPQQGYIPPMAQPGLPPVPGAPGMPPGIPPLMPGVPPLMPGMPPVMPGMPPGMMPMGGMMPPGPGIPPLMPGMPPGMPPPVPRPGIPPMTQAQAVSAPGILNRPPAPTATVPAPQPPVTKPLFPSAGQMGTPVTSSSTASSNSESLSASSKALFPSTAQAQAAVQGPVGTDFKPLNSTPATTTEPPKPTFPAYTQSTASTTSTTNSTAAKPAASITSKPATLTTTSATSKLIHPDEDISLEERRAQLPKYQRNLPRPGQAPIGNPPVGPIGGMMPPQPGIPQQQGMRPPMPPHGQYGGHHQGMPGYLPGAMPPYGQGPPMVPPYQGGPPRPPMGMRPPVMSQGGRY, encoded by the exons ATGCAG GTACataaagaaacaatagatgccgTACCAAATGCAATACCTGGAAGAACAGACATAGAGTTGGAAATATATGGTATGGAAGGTATTCCAGAAAAAGACATGGATGAAAGACGACGACTTCTTGAACAGAAAACACAGG aaagtcAAAAAAAGAAGCAACAAGATGATTCTGATGAATATGATGATGACgactctgcagcctcaacttcattTCAGCCACAGCCTGTTCAACCTCAACAAGGTTATATTCCTCCAATGGCACAGCCAGGACTGCCACCAGTGCCAGGAGCACCAGGAATGCCTCCAG GCATACCTCCATTAATGCCAGGTGTTCCTCCTCTGATGCCAGGAATGCCACCAGTTATGCCAGGCATGCCACCTGG AATGATGCCAATGGGTGGAATGATGCCACCTGGACCAGGAATACCACCTCTGATGCCTGGAATGCCACCAG GTATGCCCCCACCTGTTCCACGTCCTGGAATTCCTCCAATGACTCAAGCACAGGCTGTTTCAGCGCCAGGTATTCTTAATAGACCACCTGCACCAACAGCAACTGTACCTGCCCCACAGCCTCCAGTTACTAAGCCTCTTTTCCCCAGTGCTGGACAG ATGGGGACACCTGTCACAAGCTCAAGTACAGCTTCATCCAATTCAGAAAGTCTGTCTGCATCTTCTAAAGCTCTGTTTCCTAGCACAGCACAA GCTCAGGCAGCTGTCCAAGGACCTGTTGGTACAGATTTCAAACCCTTAAATAGTACCCCTGCAACAACTACAGAACCCCCAAAGCCTACATTCCCTGCTTATACACAGTCTACAGCTTCAACAACTAGTACAACAAATAGTACTGCAGCTAAACCAGCGGCTTCAATAACAAGTAAGCCTGCTACACTTACAACAACTAGTGCAACCAGTAAGTTGATCCATCCAGATGAGGATATATCCCTG GAAGAGAGAAGGGCACAGTTACCTAAGTATCAACGTAATCTTCCTCGGCCAGGACAGGCCCCCATCGGTAATCCACCAGTTGGACCAATTGGAGGTATGATGCCACCACAGCCAGGCATCCCACAGCAACAAGGAATGAGACCCCCAATGCCACCTCATG GTCAGTATGGTGGTCATCATCAAGGCATGCCAGGATACCTTCCTGGTGCTATGCCCCCGTATGGGCAGGGACCGCCAATGGTGCCCCCTTACCAGGGTGGGCCTCCTCGACCTCCGATGGGAATGAGACCTCCTGTAATGTCGCAAGGTGGCCGTTACTGA
- the ZNF207 gene encoding BUB3-interacting and GLEBS motif-containing protein ZNF207 isoform X3, with protein MGRKKKKQLKPWCWYCNRDFDDEKILIQHQKAKHFKCHICHKKLYTGPGLAIHCMQVHKETIDAVPNAIPGRTDIELEIYGMEGIPEKDMDERRRLLEQKTQESQKKKQQDDSDEYDDDDSAASTSFQPQPVQPQQGYIPPMAQPGLPPVPGAPGMPPGIPPLMPGVPPLMPGMPPVMPGMPPGLHHQRKYTQSFCGENIMMPMGGMMPPGPGIPPLMPGMPPGMPPPVPRPGIPPMTQAQAVSAPGILNRPPAPTATVPAPQPPVTKPLFPSAGQAQAAVQGPVGTDFKPLNSTPATTTEPPKPTFPAYTQSTASTTSTTNSTAAKPAASITSKPATLTTTSATSKLIHPDEDISLEERRAQLPKYQRNLPRPGQAPIGNPPVGPIGGMMPPQPGIPQQQGMRPPMPPHGQYGGHHQGMPGYLPGAMPPYGQGPPMVPPYQGGPPRPPMGMRPPVMSQGGRY; from the exons ATGGGTCGCAAGAAGAAGAAGCAGCTGAAGCCGTGGTGCTG GTATTGTAATAGAGATTTTGATGATGAGAAGATCCTTATTCAGCACCAAAAAGCAAAGCATTTTAAATGCCATATATGTCACAAGAAATTGTATACAGGACCTGGCTTAGCTATTCATTGCATGCAG GTACataaagaaacaatagatgccgTACCAAATGCAATACCTGGAAGAACAGACATAGAGTTGGAAATATATGGTATGGAAGGTATTCCAGAAAAAGACATGGATGAAAGACGACGACTTCTTGAACAGAAAACACAGG aaagtcAAAAAAAGAAGCAACAAGATGATTCTGATGAATATGATGATGACgactctgcagcctcaacttcattTCAGCCACAGCCTGTTCAACCTCAACAAGGTTATATTCCTCCAATGGCACAGCCAGGACTGCCACCAGTGCCAGGAGCACCAGGAATGCCTCCAG GCATACCTCCATTAATGCCAGGTGTTCCTCCTCTGATGCCAGGAATGCCACCAGTTATGCCAGGCATGCCACCTGG attgcatCATCAGAGAAAATACACCCAGTCATTTTGCGGTGAAAACAT AATGATGCCAATGGGTGGAATGATGCCACCTGGACCAGGAATACCACCTCTGATGCCTGGAATGCCACCAG GTATGCCCCCACCTGTTCCACGTCCTGGAATTCCTCCAATGACTCAAGCACAGGCTGTTTCAGCGCCAGGTATTCTTAATAGACCACCTGCACCAACAGCAACTGTACCTGCCCCACAGCCTCCAGTTACTAAGCCTCTTTTCCCCAGTGCTGGACAG GCTCAGGCAGCTGTCCAAGGACCTGTTGGTACAGATTTCAAACCCTTAAATAGTACCCCTGCAACAACTACAGAACCCCCAAAGCCTACATTCCCTGCTTATACACAGTCTACAGCTTCAACAACTAGTACAACAAATAGTACTGCAGCTAAACCAGCGGCTTCAATAACAAGTAAGCCTGCTACACTTACAACAACTAGTGCAACCAGTAAGTTGATCCATCCAGATGAGGATATATCCCTG GAAGAGAGAAGGGCACAGTTACCTAAGTATCAACGTAATCTTCCTCGGCCAGGACAGGCCCCCATCGGTAATCCACCAGTTGGACCAATTGGAGGTATGATGCCACCACAGCCAGGCATCCCACAGCAACAAGGAATGAGACCCCCAATGCCACCTCATG GTCAGTATGGTGGTCATCATCAAGGCATGCCAGGATACCTTCCTGGTGCTATGCCCCCGTATGGGCAGGGACCGCCAATGGTGCCCCCTTACCAGGGTGGGCCTCCTCGACCTCCGATGGGAATGAGACCTCCTGTAATGTCGCAAGGTGGCCGTTACTGA
- the ZNF207 gene encoding BUB3-interacting and GLEBS motif-containing protein ZNF207 isoform X4, which translates to MGRKKKKQLKPWCWYCNRDFDDEKILIQHQKAKHFKCHICHKKLYTGPGLAIHCMQVHKETIDAVPNAIPGRTDIELEIYGMEGIPEKDMDERRRLLEQKTQESQKKKQQDDSDEYDDDDSAASTSFQPQPVQPQQGYIPPMAQPGLPPVPGAPGMPPGIPPLMPGVPPLMPGMPPVMPGMPPGMMPMGGMMPPGPGIPPLMPGMPPGMPPPVPRPGIPPMTQAQAVSAPGILNRPPAPTATVPAPQPPVTKPLFPSAGQAQAAVQGPVGTDFKPLNSTPATTTEPPKPTFPAYTQSTASTTSTTNSTAAKPAASITSKPATLTTTSATSKLIHPDEDISLEERRAQLPKYQRNLPRPGQAPIGNPPVGPIGGMMPPQPGIPQQQGMRPPMPPHGQYGGHHQGMPGYLPGAMPPYGQGPPMVPPYQGGPPRPPMGMRPPVMSQGGRY; encoded by the exons ATGGGTCGCAAGAAGAAGAAGCAGCTGAAGCCGTGGTGCTG GTATTGTAATAGAGATTTTGATGATGAGAAGATCCTTATTCAGCACCAAAAAGCAAAGCATTTTAAATGCCATATATGTCACAAGAAATTGTATACAGGACCTGGCTTAGCTATTCATTGCATGCAG GTACataaagaaacaatagatgccgTACCAAATGCAATACCTGGAAGAACAGACATAGAGTTGGAAATATATGGTATGGAAGGTATTCCAGAAAAAGACATGGATGAAAGACGACGACTTCTTGAACAGAAAACACAGG aaagtcAAAAAAAGAAGCAACAAGATGATTCTGATGAATATGATGATGACgactctgcagcctcaacttcattTCAGCCACAGCCTGTTCAACCTCAACAAGGTTATATTCCTCCAATGGCACAGCCAGGACTGCCACCAGTGCCAGGAGCACCAGGAATGCCTCCAG GCATACCTCCATTAATGCCAGGTGTTCCTCCTCTGATGCCAGGAATGCCACCAGTTATGCCAGGCATGCCACCTGG AATGATGCCAATGGGTGGAATGATGCCACCTGGACCAGGAATACCACCTCTGATGCCTGGAATGCCACCAG GTATGCCCCCACCTGTTCCACGTCCTGGAATTCCTCCAATGACTCAAGCACAGGCTGTTTCAGCGCCAGGTATTCTTAATAGACCACCTGCACCAACAGCAACTGTACCTGCCCCACAGCCTCCAGTTACTAAGCCTCTTTTCCCCAGTGCTGGACAG GCTCAGGCAGCTGTCCAAGGACCTGTTGGTACAGATTTCAAACCCTTAAATAGTACCCCTGCAACAACTACAGAACCCCCAAAGCCTACATTCCCTGCTTATACACAGTCTACAGCTTCAACAACTAGTACAACAAATAGTACTGCAGCTAAACCAGCGGCTTCAATAACAAGTAAGCCTGCTACACTTACAACAACTAGTGCAACCAGTAAGTTGATCCATCCAGATGAGGATATATCCCTG GAAGAGAGAAGGGCACAGTTACCTAAGTATCAACGTAATCTTCCTCGGCCAGGACAGGCCCCCATCGGTAATCCACCAGTTGGACCAATTGGAGGTATGATGCCACCACAGCCAGGCATCCCACAGCAACAAGGAATGAGACCCCCAATGCCACCTCATG GTCAGTATGGTGGTCATCATCAAGGCATGCCAGGATACCTTCCTGGTGCTATGCCCCCGTATGGGCAGGGACCGCCAATGGTGCCCCCTTACCAGGGTGGGCCTCCTCGACCTCCGATGGGAATGAGACCTCCTGTAATGTCGCAAGGTGGCCGTTACTGA